In Nitratireductor basaltis, the following are encoded in one genomic region:
- a CDS encoding DsbA family oxidoreductase, which produces MSSEKTLSIDVISDVMCPWCFVGQKNLKQALAQVEDVDVSIHWRPYQLDPTLPPEGKDRQTYLEEKFGSRDRAQALHDRIKEAGRAADIDFKFERIATSPNTIDAHRVIRWAASAGEGIQDRLVERLFEMYFLEGENIGEHPVLIKAARESGMDSAVVETLLPTEADREEVSREVATAQQMGVTGVPCFLLEGKYALMGAQPPEALADAIRKVAEAKATGALDQPQA; this is translated from the coding sequence ATGAGTTCAGAGAAAACGCTCAGTATCGATGTCATTTCAGACGTCATGTGTCCCTGGTGCTTCGTCGGGCAGAAGAACCTCAAGCAGGCTCTTGCACAGGTGGAAGATGTTGATGTGAGCATCCATTGGCGCCCCTATCAGCTTGATCCGACACTGCCGCCGGAGGGCAAGGATCGCCAGACCTACCTGGAAGAGAAGTTCGGCAGCAGGGATCGTGCTCAAGCGCTTCATGACCGGATAAAAGAGGCCGGGCGTGCCGCAGACATCGATTTCAAGTTTGAACGGATTGCGACATCTCCGAACACGATTGATGCGCATCGGGTGATCCGTTGGGCCGCAAGTGCTGGCGAAGGCATTCAGGATCGATTGGTTGAACGCCTGTTCGAGATGTATTTCCTCGAGGGTGAGAATATCGGCGAGCACCCGGTTCTCATCAAGGCCGCACGCGAGAGCGGCATGGATAGCGCTGTCGTCGAAACCCTGTTGCCCACGGAAGCCGACCGCGAGGAGGTATCAAGGGAGGTTGCCACCGCGCAGCAGATGGGTGTCACGGGGGTGCCCTGCTTCCTGCTCGAAGGGAAATACGCGCTTATGGGAGCGCAGCCGCCGGAAGCACTTGCAGATGCCATTCGCAAGGTAGCAGAGGCCAAAGCAACAGGCGCTCTGGATCAGCCGCAGGCCTGA
- the glmS gene encoding glutamine--fructose-6-phosphate transaminase (isomerizing): MCGIVGIIGNSQVAPLIVDALKRLEYRGYDSAGVATLSEGQLDRLRAEGKLINLEKRLAEKPLKGTIGIGHTRWATHGIPNEPNAHPHFSDGVAIVHNGIIENFGELRDELKADGYSFASQTDTEVVAHLVARELKAGKAPREAAHAALKRLQGAFALAIMFQGDEDLIVAARSGPPLAVGHGDGEMFLGSDAIALAPFTNAITYLEDGDWVVIRRSGIEIFDMEGQAVERQKQQSVGTTLLVDKGNHRHFMEKEIHEQPEVTGQTLAHYLDFANGGYKELDSAIDFKNIDRLYISACGTAYLAGQIAKYWFERYARLPVDSDVASEFRYREMPLDKRSAALFVSQSGETADTLASLRYCKGAGLAIGSIVNVRESTIARESDGIYPTLAGPEIGVASTKAFTCQLSIFASLVVRAALERGTVSAEEGAQLVRSLSEVPRLIKEALKLEGEIAELGRELSEVNHVLYLGRDTSYPLAMEGALKLKEISYIHAEGYAAGELKHGPIALIDKQMPVVVIAPFDKIYEKTASNMQEVAARGGRIILITDEKGAAHTSLDGIKTIIMPNMSEFVTPIVYALPIQMLAYHTAVAMGTDVDQPRNLAKSVTVE, translated from the coding sequence ATGTGCGGAATCGTGGGTATCATCGGCAATTCGCAAGTCGCACCACTCATCGTGGACGCACTCAAGCGGTTGGAATATCGAGGCTACGATTCTGCAGGTGTCGCAACACTGAGCGAAGGGCAGCTGGACAGGCTCCGCGCGGAAGGCAAGCTGATCAATCTTGAGAAGCGCCTCGCCGAGAAGCCACTCAAGGGTACGATCGGTATTGGACATACCCGCTGGGCCACCCATGGCATCCCCAATGAACCCAACGCACACCCGCATTTCTCCGACGGTGTGGCTATCGTCCACAACGGCATCATCGAAAACTTCGGTGAGTTGCGCGATGAGCTGAAAGCCGACGGTTATAGCTTCGCATCCCAGACCGATACAGAGGTCGTCGCCCATTTGGTGGCACGCGAACTGAAGGCGGGAAAAGCCCCCAGAGAAGCCGCTCATGCGGCGTTGAAGCGCTTGCAGGGTGCATTCGCCCTCGCGATCATGTTCCAGGGCGATGAAGATCTGATCGTGGCGGCACGCAGCGGGCCACCGCTCGCGGTAGGCCATGGTGATGGCGAGATGTTCCTTGGTTCGGATGCAATTGCTCTTGCGCCCTTCACCAATGCGATCACCTATCTTGAAGATGGCGATTGGGTGGTTATCCGCCGCAGCGGCATCGAAATCTTCGACATGGAAGGGCAGGCCGTCGAGCGCCAGAAGCAGCAGTCGGTCGGCACCACGCTTCTTGTCGACAAGGGCAATCACCGTCATTTCATGGAGAAGGAGATCCATGAGCAGCCGGAAGTAACCGGCCAAACCCTTGCCCACTATCTCGATTTCGCAAATGGTGGCTACAAGGAGCTGGATTCAGCGATCGATTTCAAGAATATCGACCGGCTCTACATCTCGGCATGCGGCACGGCATATCTGGCAGGTCAGATCGCCAAATACTGGTTCGAGCGTTACGCCCGTCTCCCAGTGGACAGCGATGTGGCGTCGGAGTTCCGCTACCGCGAGATGCCGCTGGACAAGCGCAGTGCCGCACTCTTCGTTTCACAGTCCGGTGAAACGGCCGATACGCTCGCATCGTTGCGCTACTGCAAGGGCGCCGGACTGGCCATCGGTTCCATCGTCAATGTTCGCGAAAGCACGATCGCACGTGAGAGCGACGGCATCTATCCAACCCTGGCCGGTCCCGAGATCGGCGTCGCCTCGACGAAAGCTTTCACCTGTCAGCTCTCTATTTTCGCATCTCTCGTCGTTCGAGCAGCACTGGAGCGCGGTACGGTGAGCGCGGAGGAGGGAGCTCAGCTTGTCCGCTCACTGTCGGAAGTCCCGCGCCTGATCAAGGAAGCGCTCAAGCTTGAAGGTGAGATCGCGGAGCTCGGCCGTGAGCTTTCCGAGGTGAACCATGTTCTGTATCTGGGACGTGACACGAGCTATCCGCTGGCGATGGAAGGCGCTTTGAAGCTGAAGGAAATTTCCTACATCCACGCTGAAGGATACGCAGCAGGTGAGCTGAAACACGGCCCGATCGCGCTGATCGACAAGCAGATGCCTGTGGTCGTCATCGCGCCCTTCGACAAGATCTATGAGAAGACCGCTTCCAACATGCAGGAAGTTGCTGCCCGCGGAGGCCGCATAATCCTGATCACGGACGAGAAGGGCGCCGCACACACATCGCTGGATGGCATCAAGACAATCATCATGCCCAACATGTCGGAATTCGTGACCCCGATCGTCTATGCCCTTCCGATCCAAATGCTCGCCTATCACACCGCTGTTGCCATGGGCACAGATGTGGATCAGCCGCGCAATCTGGCAAAATCGGTCACTGTGGAGTGA
- a CDS encoding extracellular solute-binding protein, translating into MMTSLLALSGAAFAEEPSHGIAMNGEPALPADYTHFPYANPDAPKGGDITYCVVGTFDNLNPFILKSMRTTARGVIDSIFGNLVFEPLMRRSAAEPFTLYGLLAESIEMDEERSYAVFNLNPDARWSDGEPVTPEDVIFTYETFAEKGRPPYSSRMARIASIEKTGENSVRFNFNDQADREFPLIVAMTPVIPAHAFDKETFDQATLEPVTGSGSYVIEKVEPGSRIVFKRNPEYWGAEVPSMRGFDNYDQITIEYFLNENAQFEAFKKGICSAYAGPIYTGLDPQKIERDFDFPAAQNGDVKVEAFETRIPPVVTGFVFNTRREKFSDPALRRALAKLYDFGWVNKNMLDGEHKRTLSYWQGSELSALGRPANEIERKLLEPYMDRVLPEVLDGTYGADLMQSEEIGRERLRSVVSDLRDAGYSIDGGVLRNPEGEPVSFEILLASADEEKLATVYQRALKRIGIDVTLRLLDDSQMQQRKQTYDFDMMIGSVGFSGSLSPGVEQLGRWGSEAARAEGSFNLSGASDPAIDAMIDAMLNARDAETYNAAVRALDRLLMSGAYYVPTQHSSKQYIAYWNDLDHPEEQPLNGFKLRSWWHKADQ; encoded by the coding sequence ATGATGACCAGCCTCCTGGCATTGAGTGGCGCAGCTTTTGCCGAAGAGCCAAGCCACGGCATCGCGATGAATGGCGAGCCGGCATTGCCCGCCGACTACACGCATTTCCCATATGCGAATCCGGATGCACCCAAAGGCGGTGACATCACCTATTGCGTCGTGGGGACATTCGACAATCTGAACCCCTTCATCCTCAAGAGCATGCGCACCACGGCACGTGGTGTGATCGATTCCATTTTCGGAAATCTCGTCTTCGAGCCGCTGATGCGCAGGAGTGCAGCCGAACCGTTCACCCTCTACGGGCTGCTGGCGGAGAGCATCGAGATGGATGAAGAGCGCAGCTATGCGGTATTCAATCTCAATCCTGATGCACGCTGGTCCGACGGCGAACCCGTCACGCCCGAGGATGTGATCTTCACCTATGAAACATTCGCGGAGAAGGGCCGCCCGCCCTATTCCAGCCGGATGGCGCGGATCGCCAGCATCGAGAAGACAGGTGAAAACAGCGTAAGGTTCAACTTCAATGACCAGGCAGACCGGGAGTTTCCGCTGATCGTCGCAATGACGCCTGTCATCCCGGCCCATGCCTTCGACAAAGAGACCTTCGACCAGGCGACCCTTGAGCCTGTGACAGGCAGCGGTTCATATGTGATCGAGAAAGTGGAGCCCGGTTCGCGGATAGTCTTCAAGCGCAACCCGGAATATTGGGGCGCCGAGGTGCCTTCCATGCGCGGCTTCGACAATTACGACCAGATCACCATCGAATATTTTCTCAACGAGAATGCGCAGTTCGAAGCCTTCAAGAAGGGCATCTGCTCGGCATATGCCGGCCCGATCTATACCGGGCTTGATCCGCAGAAGATCGAAAGAGACTTTGATTTTCCCGCCGCCCAGAACGGGGACGTGAAGGTTGAAGCTTTCGAGACGCGTATCCCGCCGGTAGTAACCGGCTTCGTCTTCAATACGCGCCGCGAGAAATTCTCCGATCCTGCCCTGCGGCGTGCTTTGGCCAAGCTCTATGATTTCGGGTGGGTCAACAAGAACATGCTCGATGGTGAGCACAAGCGTACGCTGAGTTACTGGCAGGGATCCGAACTTTCCGCGCTGGGCCGCCCGGCAAACGAGATCGAGCGGAAACTGCTGGAACCATACATGGATCGCGTCCTGCCAGAGGTGTTGGACGGTACCTATGGCGCGGATCTCATGCAGAGCGAGGAGATCGGTCGCGAGCGGCTGCGTTCGGTCGTGTCGGATCTGCGCGATGCCGGTTATTCCATCGACGGTGGTGTGCTCAGGAATCCGGAAGGCGAACCCGTCAGTTTCGAAATTCTGCTTGCGTCCGCTGATGAGGAGAAGCTCGCGACGGTCTATCAGCGCGCGCTGAAACGCATCGGCATCGATGTCACGTTGCGTCTTCTCGACGATTCGCAGATGCAGCAGCGCAAGCAGACCTATGATTTCGACATGATGATCGGATCGGTCGGTTTCTCCGGTTCTCTTTCTCCAGGTGTCGAACAGCTTGGCCGCTGGGGATCTGAAGCTGCCAGGGCTGAAGGTTCCTTCAACCTTTCAGGCGCATCAGATCCCGCAATCGACGCGATGATCGACGCGATGTTGAATGCGCGTGATGCGGAGACTTATAATGCGGCCGTTCGCGCGCTTGATCGCCTCTTGATGTCTGGTGCCTATTATGTGCCGACGCAACACAGTTCCAAACAGTATATCGCCTACTGGAATGATCTCGACCATCCGGAAGAGCAGCCGCTGAACGGTTTCAAACTGCGCAGCTGGTGGCATAAGGCAGACCAATGA
- a CDS encoding DUF502 domain-containing protein, with product MTRVRNYFLTGFIVTAPLAITAYLAWSFVGWVDSWVKPYIPPRYNPDTYLPFAVPGFGLIVALVLITLVGFLTANFVGRTIVSYGEYLLGRMPLVRSVYRGLKQILETVLSERSDTFKKVGLIEYPRKGLWALVFVATEARGEVDAKLGSNDDSPAIAVFLPTTPNPTSGYLLFVPKQDVIDLDMTVEEGAKLVISAGLVAPEYQERTRALAEEAKARQAASFAAK from the coding sequence ATGACCCGCGTAAGAAACTACTTCCTGACGGGGTTCATCGTCACGGCGCCTCTCGCCATAACTGCCTATCTCGCCTGGTCGTTCGTGGGATGGGTCGATTCATGGGTGAAGCCGTATATTCCGCCTCGGTACAATCCGGATACCTATCTGCCATTCGCAGTGCCCGGTTTCGGCCTGATCGTCGCGCTCGTCTTGATCACGCTCGTCGGCTTTCTGACAGCAAACTTCGTTGGGCGCACCATCGTGTCCTATGGGGAGTATCTGCTTGGCCGCATGCCGCTCGTGCGCAGCGTCTATCGCGGGTTGAAGCAGATACTCGAAACAGTTCTCTCCGAACGCTCGGACACCTTTAAGAAGGTGGGTCTCATCGAGTATCCGCGCAAGGGACTTTGGGCACTGGTCTTCGTGGCAACGGAAGCGCGCGGGGAAGTGGACGCCAAGCTGGGCAGCAATGATGACAGCCCGGCCATTGCCGTATTCCTGCCGACCACTCCGAACCCCACTTCGGGCTATCTCTTGTTCGTACCCAAACAGGACGTCATCGATCTGGACATGACGGTTGAGGAAGGCGCGAAACTGGTGATATCTGCCGGTCTTGTTGCACCTGAATACCAGGAACGCACCCGCGCACTTGCCGAAGAGGCCAAGGCGAGACAAGCCGCCAGCTTCGCGGCGAAGTGA
- a CDS encoding succinate dehydrogenase assembly factor 2 has protein sequence MTGTTRSSADLEPRRRKALIRSWRRGTREMDLVLGGFADSHLESFSPSEMDEFERILALPDTDLLPWITGKVAPPPEVESPLFEQIRTFCANGIE, from the coding sequence ATGACCGGAACCACCCGCTCCAGCGCAGATCTTGAACCGCGCCGACGCAAGGCCCTTATCAGGTCGTGGCGACGCGGCACGCGGGAAATGGATCTTGTTCTTGGCGGTTTTGCCGACAGCCATCTGGAGAGCTTTTCGCCATCCGAAATGGATGAGTTCGAAAGGATACTGGCTCTTCCCGACACCGATCTTCTTCCATGGATAACAGGAAAGGTTGCTCCACCGCCCGAGGTTGAGAGCCCGCTCTTCGAACAGATCAGAACCTTTTGCGCGAACGGGATCGAGTAG
- the recG gene encoding ATP-dependent DNA helicase RecG, with translation MRPSALDPLFAPATSLDGIGDKIAGLISRLVPADLTNRPVRVGDLPFILPHSVIDRSRRIRIAEATESGIVTLTLTVGAHYPPPRGKNNLPYRVMAFDETGEIALTFFHGRQVWLEKALGEGSRVLVSGRIEWFNGRASMVHPDHIVAEAEAEKLPVIEPVYPLTAGLSAKVLRKGIAQALNRFPKLPEWQDAALQQRMELPPIGTALQRIHAPVSPAELSPEGAPWRRLAYDELLAGQLSLALVRQKSRRLDGRPLLGDGRLVQGLLNALPYRLTGSQETALAEIHADMAEGERMLRLLQGDVGSGKTVVALMAMARAVEAGGQAALMAPTEILARQHHATIARLGEAVGLRVGLLTGRDKGRDRQKVLDELSAGEIDILVGTHALFQEGVNFSDLALAIIDEQHRFGVHQRLAITSKGNAPDMLVMTATPIPRTLVLSAFGDMDVSRLTEKPAGRQPIKTVTMPMERLSELVGRMRDAVADGQKVYWICPLVEESENIDVTSAEDRYESLRQVFADQVALVHGRMSGRDKDAAMSAFKNGEARVLVGTTVVEVGVDVPDATIIVIEHAERFGLAQLHQLRGRVGRGEKASSCVLLYKGPLGEVATRRLAVMRETEDGFVIAEEDLKLRGEGDLLGTRQSGSPGFHIARLEFHGDLLAVARDDARLALTRDPELQSDRGEALRVLLYLFGRDDAVRLLRAG, from the coding sequence ATGCGTCCCTCTGCTCTTGATCCGCTCTTTGCGCCAGCCACATCGCTCGACGGAATTGGTGACAAGATCGCCGGCCTTATCTCCAGGCTCGTGCCGGCGGATCTTACGAACAGGCCGGTTCGGGTGGGCGATCTTCCTTTCATTCTGCCTCACTCCGTTATCGACCGTTCACGGCGGATCCGCATTGCGGAAGCGACCGAGAGCGGTATCGTAACCTTGACCCTGACCGTTGGCGCTCACTATCCGCCGCCGCGCGGCAAGAACAATCTGCCCTACCGTGTCATGGCTTTCGATGAGACCGGCGAGATCGCACTCACATTCTTTCACGGCAGGCAGGTGTGGCTGGAAAAAGCCTTGGGAGAAGGCAGCCGCGTACTCGTCTCCGGCAGGATCGAATGGTTCAACGGGAGGGCCTCCATGGTTCATCCCGACCACATCGTTGCAGAGGCCGAAGCAGAGAAACTCCCGGTGATCGAGCCTGTCTATCCGCTCACTGCCGGCCTATCCGCAAAGGTATTGCGCAAAGGTATCGCCCAGGCGCTCAATCGATTTCCGAAGCTGCCCGAATGGCAGGATGCCGCACTCCAGCAGCGCATGGAGCTCCCGCCAATCGGGACAGCCTTGCAGCGTATTCATGCCCCTGTTTCGCCGGCCGAACTTTCGCCTGAAGGCGCGCCCTGGCGCAGGCTGGCCTATGACGAACTCTTGGCAGGGCAGCTTTCGCTTGCTCTTGTGAGGCAGAAGTCGCGTCGACTGGACGGGCGTCCACTTCTGGGTGACGGGAGACTGGTACAGGGGCTCTTGAACGCCCTGCCCTACCGACTTACCGGTTCGCAGGAAACCGCGCTTGCGGAAATACATGCAGACATGGCCGAGGGCGAGCGCATGCTTCGTCTTCTGCAGGGTGATGTGGGATCAGGCAAGACCGTGGTTGCACTCATGGCCATGGCGCGTGCGGTGGAAGCCGGTGGCCAGGCAGCCTTGATGGCGCCCACCGAGATACTGGCCAGACAGCATCATGCGACCATCGCCAGGCTGGGTGAGGCTGTTGGCCTGAGGGTCGGGCTTCTGACCGGGCGTGACAAGGGACGCGATAGGCAGAAAGTACTCGATGAGCTTTCCGCCGGAGAGATCGACATTCTTGTCGGCACGCATGCACTGTTTCAGGAGGGTGTGAATTTTTCCGATCTTGCCCTGGCCATCATAGATGAACAGCATCGTTTTGGCGTGCATCAGAGGCTCGCGATCACTTCCAAGGGAAATGCGCCGGACATGCTCGTGATGACGGCGACACCCATCCCGCGGACACTGGTGCTCTCCGCGTTCGGCGACATGGATGTCTCACGTCTGACCGAAAAGCCGGCCGGGCGGCAACCGATCAAGACCGTCACCATGCCGATGGAACGTCTGAGCGAACTGGTGGGTCGTATGCGCGATGCTGTTGCCGACGGGCAAAAGGTCTATTGGATCTGCCCGTTGGTGGAAGAGTCGGAGAATATCGACGTGACTTCCGCCGAGGACCGGTACGAGTCGCTCAGGCAAGTCTTCGCCGATCAGGTCGCCCTCGTTCACGGTCGCATGTCGGGCCGGGACAAGGATGCCGCGATGTCGGCTTTCAAGAACGGTGAAGCGCGGGTTCTCGTTGGAACGACCGTTGTCGAAGTCGGCGTGGATGTTCCCGACGCCACGATCATCGTGATCGAACATGCGGAGCGTTTTGGACTTGCTCAGTTGCACCAGTTGCGCGGGCGCGTTGGTCGCGGCGAGAAGGCATCATCATGTGTGCTGCTCTACAAGGGGCCGCTTGGCGAGGTCGCAACCCGCCGCCTGGCAGTCATGAGGGAGACCGAGGACGGCTTCGTCATTGCGGAAGAAGACCTGAAGCTGCGTGGCGAGGGGGACCTTCTGGGCACGCGCCAATCGGGATCACCCGGCTTCCACATCGCGCGACTTGAGTTCCATGGCGATCTTCTGGCCGTTGCACGTGACGATGCACGGCTTGCGCTTACACGCGACCCCGAGCTTCAATCAGATCGCGGAGAGGCGTTGCGGGTGTTGTTGTACCTGTTTGGAAGAGATGACGCGGTAAGATTGCTGCGTGCGGGCTGA
- the mfd gene encoding transcription-repair coupling factor, protein MAELLDRIGLASRTGRETLVDGVADGYDAFALAQASRELAPDGPVIFVMRDGQRLGTIVDALKFVAPELPVLELPAWDCLPYDRVSPGADASARRLSAMSSMASLAEAPHRSIVLVSANAVLQRMPPKEQIRAQTFSARPGNQVSMEDLAKRLEAAGFDREPTVRDVGQYAVRGGILDLFAPGAEEALRLDFFGDTLESIRAFDPETQRTTGQRNSISLNPMSEVSLTAETISRFRRNYIEAFGAPKRDDALYAAITEGRRFAGMEHWLPLFHDELSTVFDYLPEAPIIFDHLSLDALEERYTLIEDHFDARKRQNEGDALNSAVPYNPVEPAKLYLSPSEVKKRVEGRSQVRFTPFHTPDGTALKVLHAGASAGRSFKEERADPNANIFDHVVKHIGKLREDGRKVLIAGWSEGSSDRLSQILAEHGLENLKRVNSLAELARLPKGQAGLGLLPLETGFETANLAVICEQDVLGDRLVRRSRKRKKASDFISEVNALSAGDIVVHADHGIGRFVGLKTIEAAGAPHDCLELRYAGDDRLFLPVENIELLSRYGSDSIDAVLDKLGGGAWQSRKAKLKKRLLEMAGQLIEIAAQRAMRPGTRIQPPEGLYGEFAARFPYDETDDQQNAIDAVLDDLSSGKPMDRLICGDVGFGKTEVALRAAFVAAMEGLQVAVVVPTTLLARQHYKTFKERFSGLPLRVEQASRLVSTKDLNQTKKGIAEGTVDIVVGTHALLGNAVNFKNLGLLIIDEEQHFGVKHKERLKELKTDVHVLTLSATPIPRTLQLALTGVRELSLIATPPVDRMAVRTFISPFDPLVIRETLLRERYRGGQSFYVVPRISDLDEVAQFLADEVPELKVARAHGQLPPGELDDIMNAFYDGQYDVLLSTTIVESGLDIPTANTLIVHRADMFGLSQLYQIRGRVGRSKVRAYALFTLPANKKLTPMAERRLKVLQSLDTLGAGFQLASHDLDMRGAGNLLGDAQSGHIKEVGYELYQQMLEEAVAELRGSGEAVDSGWSPQITVGTAVMIPESYVPDLQLRLSLYRRLGDLETPDEIDAFGAEIIDRFGPMPEEVEHLLKIVYIKALCRKANVEKLDAGPKGIVVQFRNQAFPEPAALVGYIAQQGSMAKIRPDQSVVFIRDLPTSQKRLSGAAVVMTQLAKLAEKQAA, encoded by the coding sequence ATGGCGGAGTTGCTGGACAGGATCGGACTTGCTTCCCGAACAGGCCGCGAAACGCTGGTTGACGGTGTTGCTGACGGTTACGATGCTTTCGCTCTGGCCCAGGCATCGCGCGAACTTGCTCCCGACGGACCGGTCATCTTTGTCATGCGCGACGGTCAGCGGCTGGGCACCATCGTCGACGCTTTGAAATTTGTTGCGCCCGAGCTGCCAGTCCTTGAGCTGCCGGCGTGGGACTGCCTTCCCTATGATAGGGTGTCGCCTGGTGCAGATGCGTCTGCGCGGCGGCTGTCGGCCATGTCCTCCATGGCATCTCTGGCCGAAGCTCCGCATCGATCCATTGTGCTGGTAAGCGCGAATGCGGTCCTTCAGCGCATGCCGCCCAAGGAACAGATCCGGGCTCAGACATTTTCCGCCAGGCCGGGCAATCAGGTGTCGATGGAAGACCTCGCCAAGCGTCTGGAAGCGGCGGGTTTTGATCGTGAACCTACGGTCAGGGATGTGGGGCAGTACGCGGTGCGCGGCGGCATCCTGGATCTCTTTGCACCCGGGGCCGAGGAAGCGCTGCGCCTGGATTTCTTCGGCGATACGCTGGAATCGATCCGCGCATTCGATCCCGAAACGCAGCGAACCACGGGACAGAGGAACTCCATTTCGCTGAACCCGATGAGCGAGGTGTCACTCACAGCCGAAACGATCAGCCGCTTCCGCAGAAATTACATCGAGGCATTTGGCGCTCCCAAGCGTGACGACGCGCTTTATGCAGCGATCACCGAAGGCCGCCGTTTTGCAGGGATGGAGCATTGGCTTCCGCTCTTTCACGATGAGCTTTCGACCGTATTCGACTATCTGCCTGAGGCACCGATCATATTCGATCACCTCTCTCTGGATGCGCTCGAAGAACGCTACACTTTGATCGAAGACCATTTCGACGCGCGCAAGCGCCAGAACGAGGGGGATGCCCTCAACTCGGCGGTTCCGTATAATCCCGTCGAACCGGCGAAACTTTATCTCTCTCCATCAGAGGTGAAGAAACGAGTGGAAGGACGCAGCCAGGTTCGCTTCACTCCCTTCCACACGCCGGATGGAACGGCGCTGAAGGTCCTTCACGCTGGAGCGAGCGCCGGCCGCAGCTTCAAGGAAGAGCGCGCGGACCCCAACGCCAACATCTTCGATCATGTCGTCAAGCATATCGGCAAGTTGCGCGAGGACGGGCGAAAGGTGCTGATTGCCGGATGGAGCGAAGGTTCCAGTGATCGCCTCTCTCAGATCCTGGCCGAACACGGCCTGGAAAACCTGAAGCGCGTCAACAGTCTGGCCGAACTTGCCCGACTTCCCAAAGGGCAGGCCGGGTTGGGTCTTCTCCCTCTGGAGACCGGTTTCGAAACTGCCAATCTTGCAGTCATCTGCGAGCAGGATGTGCTCGGTGACCGTCTGGTGCGGCGCAGCCGCAAGCGGAAGAAAGCATCCGACTTCATCAGCGAAGTCAACGCGCTTTCCGCAGGGGATATCGTCGTCCATGCCGATCACGGCATCGGTCGGTTCGTCGGCTTGAAAACGATCGAGGCCGCTGGCGCACCGCATGATTGTCTTGAGTTGCGCTACGCGGGCGATGACCGCCTGTTCCTGCCGGTCGAGAATATCGAACTGTTGTCGCGCTACGGCTCGGACAGCATCGATGCGGTGCTGGACAAGCTGGGTGGTGGAGCGTGGCAGTCACGCAAGGCCAAACTGAAAAAGCGCCTGTTGGAGATGGCCGGGCAGCTGATCGAAATAGCGGCGCAACGCGCAATGCGGCCGGGAACGCGCATCCAGCCGCCCGAGGGGCTCTATGGGGAATTTGCCGCGCGTTTCCCCTATGACGAGACCGACGATCAGCAGAATGCCATTGACGCTGTTCTGGACGATCTCTCGTCGGGCAAGCCGATGGATCGCCTGATCTGTGGTGACGTGGGCTTTGGCAAGACGGAAGTTGCGCTCAGAGCTGCCTTCGTTGCCGCGATGGAAGGCCTGCAGGTTGCTGTTGTGGTGCCCACCACACTTCTCGCACGCCAGCACTACAAGACGTTCAAGGAGCGCTTTTCCGGCTTGCCCTTGCGCGTGGAGCAGGCGTCACGCCTCGTATCCACCAAGGATCTGAACCAGACGAAAAAGGGGATCGCTGAGGGAACGGTCGACATCGTCGTTGGCACCCATGCGCTGCTTGGCAACGCGGTGAACTTCAAGAATCTGGGCTTGCTGATTATCGATGAAGAGCAGCATTTCGGTGTGAAGCACAAGGAACGCCTGAAGGAACTGAAAACAGACGTCCACGTCCTGACCCTTTCGGCAACTCCGATACCGCGGACATTGCAGCTCGCACTGACAGGTGTCCGCGAACTTTCGCTGATTGCTACACCGCCCGTGGACCGCATGGCGGTCAGAACCTTTATCTCGCCCTTCGACCCGCTGGTCATCCGCGAGACGCTCTTACGCGAACGTTACCGCGGCGGGCAAAGCTTCTACGTTGTCCCCCGGATTTCCGATCTCGATGAAGTGGCTCAGTTCCTGGCAGACGAAGTGCCGGAACTGAAAGTAGCACGCGCACATGGTCAATTGCCGCCGGGGGAACTCGACGACATCATGAACGCCTTCTACGACGGTCAGTATGACGTTCTCCTGTCGACGACTATCGTTGAATCGGGACTCGATATCCCGACCGCAAACACACTGATTGTCCATCGCGCGGACATGTTCGGCCTTTCACAGCTCTACCAGATCCGCGGGCGGGTAGGGCGCTCAAAAGTGCGTGCCTATGCACTCTTCACCCTTCCGGCGAACAAGAAGCTGACACCGATGGCCGAACGCCGGCTCAAGGTCCTTCAGTCTCTCGACACGCTTGGCGCAGGCTTCCAGCTCGCCAGTCATGACCTGGATATGCGCGGAGCAGGCAACCTGCTTGGAGACGCCCAGTCGGGGCATATCAAGGAAGTCGGCTACGAGCTGTATCAGCAGATGCTGGAGGAGGCTGTCGCCGAATTGCGCGGTTCCGGTGAAGCGGTCGATTCCGGGTGGTCGCCGCAGATCACGGTGGGTACAGCGGTGATGATTCCCGAATCCTACGTGCCTGACCTGCAACTGCGCCTCAGTCTCTATCGCCGGCTGGGTGATCTCGAAACGCCGGATGAAATCGATGCATTCGGCGCGGAGATAATCGACAGGTTCGGCCCGATGCCCGAGGAAGTCGAGCATCTGCTCAAGATCGTCTATATCAAGGCTCTTTGCCGCAAGGCGAATGTCGAGAAACTGGACGCAGGGCCAAAGGGCATTGTCGTTCAGTTCCGAAACCAGGCCTTTCCGGAACCTGCTGCCCTGGTCGGTTACATCGCCCAGCAGGGATCGATGGCGAAGATACGCCCCGACCAGAGCGTGGTGTTCATTCGCGATCTGCCGACGTCTCAAAAGCGCCTTTCAGGGGCGGCGGTGGTCATGACACAGCTGGCAAAGCTAGCGGAGAAGCAAGCGGCCTGA